The proteins below are encoded in one region of Vibrio sp. ED004:
- the alr gene encoding alanine racemase, translating into MTYMKAATASIDLNALEHNLNQIKSKAPQCKVMSVVKANGYGHGLLHIAKHSKSSDAFGVARIEEALQLRAGGIVKPILLLEGFYSSGDLPILVTNNIQTVVHCEEQLSALENADLETPVVVWLKVDSGMHRLGVRPEQYQNFVERLHQCANVAKPLRYMSHFGCADELDRSTTVEQTELFLSLTDGCEGERSLAASAGLLAWPDSHLDWVRPGIISYGVSPFVDKSAQELGFLPVMTLTSHLIAVRDVKAGESVGYGGNWTSERDTKVGVIAIGYGDGYPRTAPNGTPVFVNGRKVPIAGRVSMDMLTVDLGPDATDKVSDEATLWGKDLPSEEVAEHIGTIAYELVTKLTSRVAMEYVK; encoded by the coding sequence ATGACTTACATGAAAGCGGCGACGGCGAGCATTGACTTAAACGCGCTCGAACATAACCTGAACCAGATAAAGTCGAAAGCGCCTCAGTGCAAGGTAATGTCTGTTGTGAAAGCCAATGGCTACGGACACGGCTTACTGCATATCGCCAAACATTCAAAAAGTTCTGATGCTTTTGGTGTGGCGCGTATTGAAGAAGCATTACAGCTTCGTGCTGGTGGCATAGTTAAACCTATTTTGTTGCTGGAAGGTTTTTACTCTTCGGGTGACTTACCAATTCTAGTGACCAATAACATTCAAACCGTGGTGCATTGTGAAGAGCAATTAAGCGCGCTAGAGAATGCCGATTTGGAAACACCCGTTGTGGTATGGTTAAAAGTCGACAGTGGTATGCATCGTTTAGGTGTTCGTCCTGAGCAATACCAAAACTTTGTTGAGCGTTTGCATCAATGTGCGAATGTAGCTAAACCTCTTCGTTACATGAGCCACTTTGGTTGCGCTGATGAGTTGGATAGAAGCACGACCGTTGAGCAGACTGAGCTTTTCTTATCTCTTACCGATGGTTGTGAAGGGGAGCGTTCACTTGCTGCTTCTGCGGGTCTATTAGCTTGGCCTGATAGCCATCTTGATTGGGTTCGCCCCGGAATCATCTCTTATGGTGTTTCTCCGTTTGTTGATAAATCAGCGCAAGAGCTGGGCTTTTTGCCGGTGATGACTCTGACTTCACACTTAATTGCGGTTCGTGATGTGAAGGCTGGTGAAAGTGTGGGTTATGGTGGTAACTGGACCAGTGAGCGTGATACCAAGGTTGGTGTTATCGCAATTGGTTACGGCGATGGTTATCCTCGCACTGCACCTAACGGCACCCCAGTATTCGTTAACGGTAGAAAAGTACCAATCGCAGGGCGTGTCTCCATGGACATGCTAACGGTTGACCTTGGTCCTGATGCTACGGATAAAGTGAGTGACGAAGCGACGCTTTGGGGTAAAGACTTACCTTCAGAAGAAGTCGCGGAACATATCGGCACTATCGCTTACGAACTCGTGACTAAACTGACGTCTCGCGTGGCGATGGAATACGTAAAATAG
- a CDS encoding BamA/TamA family outer membrane protein, with product MFKRTSRYWLMSAMAVTGVSFSSSVLSEEKDSAFVPFYFSTETMGNTFGVAGVAKGVWQPQAALFGMALYSDKDSYVGFLSAFNYALSENVLFSTQMYQARFNDNPYYIGSQGDNDSSIDDKTIADGLEQNYQFEFKYLLPWGNVAEHGLLGAFQPIKDVSFASPVESGVSSIVFTPFYTARELEGLNNTEEATGFSLAFDWDNRDSTRNPTKGSHTNLEFTTGADSWSNDDLWLKWTFQNSQYFALGPLGDLFDQQVVALDFYTADTPTWDNCSGQDCARPPETEQARLGGLYRLRGYTGGRYHGRSAVHYSAEYRVLPDWQPLGNIPLINYYDLPWWQWVAFAEIGRVADEYDIKTLHTDMKWSLGGAVRFQVEGIVVRAELARGGDEGTFRVMINQPF from the coding sequence ATGTTCAAGCGAACTTCTCGATACTGGTTAATGTCTGCAATGGCAGTAACTGGTGTCAGCTTTTCTTCTTCTGTTCTAAGTGAAGAAAAAGACTCCGCTTTTGTTCCTTTCTATTTCAGCACCGAAACCATGGGTAATACCTTTGGGGTTGCTGGTGTCGCAAAGGGCGTTTGGCAACCTCAAGCCGCTCTGTTTGGTATGGCGCTTTATTCAGACAAAGACAGTTACGTCGGTTTTCTCTCGGCCTTTAATTATGCCTTGTCTGAGAATGTCTTGTTTAGTACTCAGATGTACCAAGCGCGCTTCAACGACAATCCTTATTATATTGGCTCTCAAGGCGATAACGATTCATCTATCGATGACAAAACCATTGCCGATGGCTTAGAGCAGAATTATCAGTTTGAATTTAAGTATCTGCTGCCTTGGGGCAATGTTGCAGAGCATGGCTTACTCGGCGCGTTTCAGCCAATCAAAGATGTCAGTTTTGCTTCGCCAGTTGAATCGGGTGTCAGTTCGATTGTCTTTACGCCGTTTTATACCGCTCGTGAGCTGGAAGGTTTAAATAATACCGAGGAGGCGACCGGTTTTAGTTTGGCGTTCGATTGGGATAATCGTGATAGTACTCGTAACCCAACCAAAGGCTCTCATACTAACCTTGAGTTCACCACCGGTGCCGATAGTTGGTCTAACGACGATTTGTGGCTGAAATGGACTTTTCAAAACAGTCAGTACTTCGCTTTAGGTCCTCTAGGGGACTTGTTCGACCAACAAGTTGTGGCACTCGATTTCTATACCGCTGATACACCAACCTGGGATAACTGCTCTGGGCAGGATTGCGCTCGTCCACCGGAAACAGAACAAGCTCGGCTCGGTGGTTTGTATCGTTTACGTGGCTATACTGGAGGTCGATATCATGGGCGATCTGCGGTTCACTATTCTGCAGAGTATCGAGTGCTCCCAGATTGGCAGCCACTCGGCAACATTCCGCTGATCAACTACTACGATTTGCCTTGGTGGCAATGGGTGGCGTTTGCTGAAATAGGGCGCGTTGCGGACGAGTACGATATCAAAACACTGCACACAGACATGAAATGGAGCTTAGGCGGCGCGGTTCGTTTTCAAGTGGAAGGCATTGTTGTTCGTGCCGAATTAGCGCGAGGCGGTGATGAAGGGACCTTTAGGGTTATGATAAACCAGCCCTTCTAA
- a CDS encoding secondary thiamine-phosphate synthase enzyme YjbQ, whose protein sequence is MWIQKTIHLNARKRGFHLITDEIEQQIHDINSLSVGLLHLFIQHTSASLTLNENADPTVRRDMESHFNKFVPERAAYYRHTYEGDDDMPAHIKASTLGTSVTIPITNGRLALGTWQGIYLGEHRDCGGSRTVIATIQGE, encoded by the coding sequence ATGTGGATTCAGAAGACTATACACCTAAATGCACGAAAGCGTGGATTCCATCTCATTACTGATGAAATTGAACAACAGATACACGATATCAATTCTCTATCTGTTGGTTTATTACATCTATTCATTCAGCATACCTCTGCCAGCCTAACGCTGAATGAGAACGCCGATCCGACGGTTCGCCGCGACATGGAATCACACTTCAATAAGTTCGTACCCGAGCGAGCCGCTTATTACAGACACACCTATGAAGGTGATGATGACATGCCTGCTCATATTAAAGCATCGACACTTGGCACCAGTGTGACAATTCCGATAACCAACGGTCGTTTAGCTTTGGGAACATGGCAGGGCATATACTTGGGTGAACACCGTGATTGTGGTGGCAGCCGCACAGTGATTGCGACTATTCAAGGTGAGTAG
- the pgi gene encoding glucose-6-phosphate isomerase codes for MLKNINPTQTQAWKALTAHFESAQDMDMKELFAQDAKRFESFSTRFGSDILVDYSKNLIDAETMQHLFALANETEVKSAIEAMFGGDAINKTEGRSVLHTALRNRSDNPVMVDGKDVMPAVNAVLAKMELFTHRIVSGEWKGYTGKEITDVVNIGIGGSDLGPYMVTEALTPYKTRLNMHFVSNVDGTHIVETLKPLNPETTLFLVASKTFTTQETMTNAHSARDWFLAEAGDNAHVAKHFAALSTNATAVAEFGIDTDNMFEFWDWVGGRYSLWSAIGLSISLSVGFDNFVELLEGAHEMDNHFASTEFESNIPVILALIGIWYNNFHGAESEAILPYDQYMHRFAAYFQQGNMESNGKFVDREGNPVEYQTGPIIWGEPGTNGQHAFYQLIHQGTKLIPSDFIAPAISHNPASDHHQKLMSNFFAQTEALAFGKTKETVEAEFLAAGKTAEEVAELVPFKVFEGNRPTNSILVKQINPRSLGNLIAMYEHKIFVQGVIWNIFSFDQWGVELGKQLANQILPELADDAQVTSHDSSTNGLINAFKALKA; via the coding sequence ATGTTGAAAAATATCAACCCAACGCAAACACAAGCGTGGAAAGCTCTAACTGCACATTTTGAGTCTGCTCAAGATATGGATATGAAAGAGCTATTTGCTCAAGATGCAAAGCGTTTCGAGAGCTTTTCTACTCGCTTCGGTTCAGACATCTTAGTGGATTACTCTAAGAACCTAATCGACGCTGAGACTATGCAGCACCTATTTGCTCTTGCAAACGAGACTGAAGTTAAGTCTGCAATTGAAGCGATGTTTGGCGGTGATGCAATCAACAAGACTGAAGGCCGTTCAGTACTTCACACAGCTCTGCGTAACCGTAGCGACAACCCAGTAATGGTTGATGGCAAAGACGTAATGCCTGCTGTTAACGCTGTACTAGCAAAAATGGAACTGTTCACGCACCGCATCGTTTCTGGTGAGTGGAAAGGTTACACAGGTAAAGAGATCACTGATGTAGTAAACATCGGTATCGGCGGTTCGGACCTTGGTCCATACATGGTGACTGAAGCGCTAACACCATACAAAACTCGCCTAAACATGCACTTCGTTTCTAACGTAGATGGTACTCACATTGTTGAGACACTTAAGCCTCTAAACCCAGAAACAACGTTATTCCTAGTTGCATCTAAAACATTCACTACTCAAGAAACAATGACGAACGCGCACTCTGCACGTGATTGGTTCTTGGCTGAAGCGGGTGACAACGCACACGTTGCTAAACACTTCGCAGCACTATCAACTAACGCAACTGCGGTAGCTGAGTTTGGTATTGATACTGACAACATGTTCGAATTCTGGGACTGGGTTGGTGGTCGTTATTCACTATGGTCTGCGATCGGTCTTTCTATTTCTCTTTCTGTAGGCTTCGATAACTTCGTTGAGCTACTAGAAGGCGCTCACGAGATGGATAACCACTTTGCTTCAACTGAGTTTGAAAGCAACATTCCAGTAATCCTTGCGCTTATCGGTATTTGGTACAACAACTTCCACGGCGCTGAGTCAGAAGCGATTCTACCTTACGATCAATACATGCACCGTTTCGCTGCGTACTTCCAGCAAGGTAACATGGAATCGAATGGTAAATTTGTAGACCGTGAAGGCAACCCAGTAGAGTACCAAACAGGTCCTATCATCTGGGGTGAACCGGGTACAAATGGCCAGCACGCTTTCTACCAACTGATCCACCAAGGCACTAAGCTGATCCCATCAGACTTCATCGCGCCTGCTATCAGCCACAACCCAGCATCTGATCACCACCAGAAGCTGATGTCTAACTTCTTTGCTCAAACTGAAGCTCTAGCATTCGGTAAGACAAAAGAGACAGTAGAAGCTGAATTCCTAGCGGCTGGCAAAACAGCTGAAGAAGTAGCTGAACTAGTGCCTTTCAAAGTATTTGAAGGTAACCGCCCAACGAACTCAATTCTTGTTAAGCAAATCAACCCTCGCTCTTTAGGTAACCTAATCGCGATGTACGAGCACAAGATCTTTGTTCAAGGCGTTATCTGGAACATCTTCAGCTTTGACCAATGGGGTGTAGAACTTGGTAAGCAACTAGCAAACCAAATTCTTCCAGAGCTTGCTGACGACGCACAAGTAACGTCTCACGACAGCTCAACTAACGGTCTGATCAACGCATTTAAAGCACTTAAAGCTTAA
- a CDS encoding chemotaxis protein CheX, with protein sequence MRAEFVNPFLASLMNVLKTMASLELKPQKPRVKKDEIARGDVSGLIGMVGTQSRGSMSITFDEGLALEIMENMLGERPNGLNEEVTDMVGEITNMVTGGAKRILAESGFDFDMATPIVVSGKGHTIRHKCDGAIIIMPFSSQWGNAFIEICFE encoded by the coding sequence ATGCGCGCTGAATTTGTAAACCCGTTTTTAGCTTCTTTGATGAACGTATTAAAAACGATGGCTTCTCTAGAATTGAAGCCACAAAAACCAAGAGTGAAGAAAGATGAAATCGCTCGTGGTGATGTATCTGGCCTGATTGGTATGGTGGGTACACAGTCTCGTGGTTCGATGTCGATCACCTTCGATGAAGGTCTCGCTCTCGAAATCATGGAAAACATGCTAGGTGAACGACCAAACGGCCTGAACGAAGAAGTGACCGATATGGTGGGTGAAATCACTAACATGGTAACGGGCGGTGCAAAACGTATTCTTGCAGAAAGCGGCTTTGACTTCGACATGGCAACGCCAATCGTGGTTTCCGGTAAAGGCCACACGATTCGTCACAAGTGTGATGGGGCGATCATCATCATGCCTTTCTCATCTCAATGGGGTAATGCCTTCATCGAGATCTGCTTCGAATAG
- the zur gene encoding zinc uptake transcriptional repressor Zur yields the protein MVKNLDHTLIEQVEGICASRGVRLTPQRKRVFELILSNKKASSAYELLEQLKVSEPQAKPPTVYRALDFLLEQGFIHRVESTNSFICCCSCNADKHFSQLLICDKCGTVIELQDDALVTLLASNAEKHGFQLTNHVIESHGICQSCSSEMKE from the coding sequence ATGGTGAAAAATTTGGACCACACATTAATAGAGCAAGTTGAAGGGATATGCGCATCGCGAGGCGTTCGATTAACGCCTCAAAGAAAGCGAGTGTTTGAGCTCATTCTCTCTAATAAAAAAGCCTCCAGTGCTTATGAATTGTTAGAGCAGTTGAAAGTCAGTGAACCACAAGCCAAACCACCTACGGTTTATCGCGCTTTAGATTTCTTGTTAGAACAAGGTTTCATTCACCGAGTTGAGTCAACCAATAGCTTTATATGCTGCTGTTCTTGCAATGCCGACAAACATTTCTCTCAACTACTGATCTGCGATAAATGTGGCACTGTGATAGAACTGCAAGACGATGCGCTTGTCACTCTACTCGCGAGTAACGCTGAGAAGCATGGCTTTCAATTGACCAATCATGTCATTGAATCACATGGCATTTGCCAAAGCTGCTCCTCTGAGATGAAAGAATAA
- the dusA gene encoding tRNA dihydrouridine(20/20a) synthase DusA, giving the protein MTHSCRLSVAPMLDWTDRHCRYFHRLLSQQTLLYTEMVTTGAILHGKGDFLEYNEQEHPLALQLGGSNPVDLAACAKLAGERGYDEVNLNVGCPSDRVQNGRFGACLMAEPELVADCVSAMKEVTDIPITVKMRIGIDDQDSYEFLTKFVSTVSEKGGCEQFTIHARKAWLSGLSPKENREIPPLDYDRAYQIKKDFSDLVIAVNGGITTLEQTKEHLQHLDGVMIGREAYHSPFILAEVDQQIFGLDTPIKKRSQVVEEMYPYIERELSNGASLGHISRHMLGLFQSMPGARQWRRYISENAHKKGAGIEVMQTALAKIPKELNV; this is encoded by the coding sequence ATGACACATTCATGTAGGTTGTCCGTCGCTCCAATGCTCGATTGGACTGACCGCCACTGTCGTTACTTTCACCGTTTGCTTTCTCAGCAGACTCTTCTGTACACGGAAATGGTAACAACGGGCGCGATCTTACATGGTAAGGGCGACTTCCTAGAATATAACGAGCAAGAACACCCTCTTGCACTTCAACTTGGTGGTTCAAACCCAGTTGACTTAGCTGCTTGTGCCAAGCTTGCTGGTGAGCGTGGCTATGATGAAGTAAACCTTAACGTAGGTTGCCCTTCAGACCGAGTTCAAAACGGTCGCTTTGGTGCTTGCCTAATGGCTGAGCCTGAGCTGGTGGCAGATTGTGTATCAGCAATGAAAGAAGTGACCGATATTCCAATCACAGTGAAAATGCGAATTGGTATCGATGATCAAGACTCTTATGAGTTTCTAACTAAGTTTGTTTCGACAGTTTCTGAAAAAGGCGGCTGTGAGCAATTTACTATCCATGCACGTAAAGCATGGTTGAGTGGTCTAAGCCCGAAAGAGAACCGAGAGATCCCACCTCTAGACTACGATCGTGCATACCAAATCAAGAAAGACTTCTCTGATCTAGTGATTGCCGTGAATGGTGGTATTACTACTCTTGAGCAAACTAAAGAGCACTTGCAACACCTTGATGGTGTGATGATCGGTCGTGAGGCTTACCATAGTCCATTTATTCTTGCGGAAGTTGACCAACAGATCTTTGGCTTAGATACGCCAATTAAGAAACGCTCACAAGTTGTTGAAGAGATGTACCCGTACATTGAGCGTGAACTTTCAAATGGTGCGAGCTTAGGACATATCTCTCGTCATATGCTTGGTCTTTTCCAAAGCATGCCGGGTGCGAGACAATGGCGTCGCTACATCAGCGAAAATGCACATAAGAAAGGCGCAGGTATCGAAGTAATGCAGACGGCATTAGCTAAGATTCCTAAAGAGCTGAACGTATAG
- the pspG gene encoding envelope stress response protein PspG, protein MFELIFVLIFVATLLVTGITFMTVLAATGVALLVMLVLGMMSVVFKLLPWLIVIAIGVWFFKNYVHSSNQRRY, encoded by the coding sequence ATGTTTGAATTAATCTTTGTTCTTATTTTCGTAGCAACTCTGCTTGTCACTGGTATTACGTTTATGACGGTATTGGCCGCAACTGGTGTAGCACTGTTAGTCATGCTGGTCTTGGGTATGATGAGTGTCGTCTTTAAGCTGTTGCCTTGGTTGATTGTGATTGCAATCGGTGTGTGGTTTTTCAAAAACTATGTACACAGTTCTAACCAAAGACGTTACTAA
- a CDS encoding TIGR04219 family outer membrane beta-barrel protein, which produces MNKMPLIALVGMLSLSSAVAAEEEFSYTAKVGADMWWGSTKLNEVRQDEDSNSPSVYFAFEHNAPMLPNASFRYTSIDTDALAFDKYDYTFYYTLLEHKLMNFDAGVTFTQYSNSNYIEPTVTGAKTSTFDEFTWSFYGNAEINVPDTNFDIIGTMEFGDSSGIKSTDLMAGVQYRIPVSESEIALRGGYRVIDLDSDEFFKSDLGKSFVMVDGWFAGAEVRF; this is translated from the coding sequence ATGAATAAAATGCCATTAATTGCTTTAGTAGGAATGCTATCTTTAAGTTCGGCAGTCGCTGCTGAAGAAGAGTTTTCTTACACGGCTAAAGTCGGTGCCGATATGTGGTGGGGAAGTACCAAGCTAAACGAAGTGAGACAAGACGAAGATTCTAACTCTCCTTCTGTGTATTTCGCATTTGAGCATAATGCCCCAATGCTGCCAAATGCTAGCTTCCGTTATACGTCTATTGATACGGATGCTTTGGCTTTTGATAAGTACGACTACACGTTTTATTACACGCTGTTAGAACACAAGCTGATGAACTTCGATGCGGGTGTAACGTTTACTCAGTATTCAAACTCGAATTACATCGAACCAACAGTGACAGGCGCGAAAACATCAACTTTTGATGAATTTACGTGGAGCTTCTACGGTAACGCAGAGATCAACGTTCCTGATACCAACTTCGATATCATTGGTACGATGGAATTCGGTGATAGCAGCGGCATTAAGAGCACGGACCTAATGGCAGGTGTTCAGTACCGAATCCCTGTGTCAGAATCTGAAATTGCTCTGCGTGGTGGCTACCGTGTTATCGACCTAGACTCAGATGAGTTCTTTAAATCTGATCTAGGTAAAAGCTTTGTTATGGTAGATGGCTGGTTTGCTGGTGCGGAAGTACGCTTCTAA
- a CDS encoding IS4 family transposase — protein MLEQELAMAHETIEDADNYESVVDAIQIEWIEQALLETNKASIRRRRLPAQQAVWLVIWMGLQRNMSIKEVCSSLDIALQPKPEDSWSRVAPSVLTDSRRRLDESPLAALFHTTVKAWREDILQQDKDLGLNVLAVDGTTFRCQDSTENAEEFGFISKKLKPYPQLRLVALMSTETRMIMGAAFDGCHVGETTLAKRLFNDVPAHSLTLFDRCYFSADLLLSWQESAENAHWLMPAKRKLRYEVLEKYAENDMLISMPISPQAQRQNPNLPARWEARLVLYQEPKGEIKGFITSLTDPNKYSLESLLRIYWQRWEIEEGYGEIKQTQLQSHVTLRSRFSAGVKQELWGVLLAYNLVRLEMVNIASEAGVRATRVSFTAAINLIDAQLRWLALSPDGTLPVKLKRMRESLSHFILPDKRKDRTFPRSVLFVPAKYPFRFKQ, from the coding sequence ATGCTTGAACAAGAATTAGCAATGGCACACGAGACCATTGAAGATGCCGACAATTATGAATCTGTCGTCGACGCCATTCAGATTGAGTGGATAGAACAAGCTCTTCTTGAAACCAATAAAGCGAGCATAAGACGACGCCGACTTCCCGCTCAGCAAGCTGTCTGGTTAGTTATTTGGATGGGGCTGCAACGCAACATGTCTATCAAAGAGGTATGCAGTTCATTAGACATCGCACTTCAGCCTAAACCTGAAGATAGCTGGTCTCGTGTTGCACCCAGTGTCCTAACTGATTCACGCCGACGTCTAGATGAGAGTCCGTTAGCAGCTCTATTTCACACAACGGTAAAGGCTTGGCGCGAAGATATCCTTCAACAAGACAAAGACTTAGGGCTTAATGTTCTTGCTGTCGATGGGACAACATTTAGGTGTCAAGATTCCACAGAGAACGCTGAAGAATTTGGGTTCATCTCTAAAAAATTAAAACCTTATCCTCAACTTCGTTTAGTCGCTTTGATGTCAACAGAAACTCGAATGATTATGGGGGCAGCTTTTGATGGTTGTCATGTCGGTGAAACGACCTTAGCTAAGCGTCTATTCAATGATGTCCCCGCACATTCATTGACCTTATTTGATCGTTGTTATTTCTCGGCAGACCTTTTGTTGTCGTGGCAAGAGAGTGCGGAAAATGCTCACTGGTTAATGCCTGCAAAACGTAAGCTACGCTATGAAGTGTTGGAGAAATATGCTGAGAACGACATGCTCATTTCAATGCCTATCTCTCCTCAAGCTCAACGGCAGAACCCAAATTTACCCGCACGTTGGGAAGCCAGATTAGTCTTATATCAAGAGCCAAAAGGTGAGATAAAAGGTTTTATTACTTCACTTACAGACCCTAATAAATACTCGCTAGAAAGCTTGCTGCGTATTTATTGGCAACGCTGGGAGATTGAAGAGGGTTATGGTGAAATTAAACAGACTCAACTGCAAAGCCACGTCACTTTACGAAGTCGTTTTTCTGCCGGTGTGAAGCAAGAGCTTTGGGGCGTATTACTCGCCTATAACTTAGTGCGATTAGAGATGGTTAATATAGCTTCAGAAGCCGGGGTTCGAGCAACTAGGGTAAGCTTTACTGCTGCAATTAACCTTATAGATGCTCAGTTACGTTGGTTAGCTTTAAGTCCAGACGGAACCCTACCAGTCAAACTTAAAAGGATGAGAGAAAGTCTGAGTCACTTCATTCTTCCGGATAAAAGAAAGGACCGAACGTTTCCACGTTCAGTCCTCTTTGTTCCAGCCAAATATCCATTTAGGTTCAAGCAGTAA
- a CDS encoding assimilatory sulfite reductase (NADPH) flavoprotein subunit: MSLNKKESSQNNNAQSGANELPGLAAPLNDQQLGHLQQTVSELSSQQLAWVSGYLWGVSQAQPVGATAPIAQAAAAVAAKPAGKLSIIFASQTGNAKGVAESLEAEAKALGIAVELFDASDYKGKNLAKETHVIFVASTNGEGEAPDNAIELHEFLQSKKAPKLANLQYGVIGLGDSSYEFFCQTAKDFDNFLSKLGAKSFVDRLDCDVDYEASATEWRAKALSQVQEALSTGAEAEVVQLPVGQAAAGHSQYTKQNPYTATLLTSQKITGRDSGKDVRHIEIDLDESGITYQPGDALGVWYENSSELANQILAKVGLSGIESVDVDGENLSIHSALVSKFEITTSNPQLVTKFAELSGSKKLIKLVEDKDKLREYAGNTQIVDVLAEKKTKLSADELLGLLRKLTPRLYSIASSQAEVDEEVHLTVGLVEYQKGEESRLGGASSFLAQRLEEGGEVKVFVENNNNFKLPQDDNTPIIMVGPGTGIAPFRSFVQERENNDAQGKSWLFFGDRTFTQDFLYQVEWQKYLKSGALTKLDVAFSRDQKEKVYVQDRLIEQAELVWQWLQEGAYLYVCGDATRMAKDVHEALVTIAEKHGNQSREQAEQYINDLRKAKRYQRDVY; the protein is encoded by the coding sequence ATGTCTTTAAATAAGAAAGAGTCTTCACAAAATAATAATGCACAGTCTGGGGCTAATGAGTTACCTGGGCTAGCAGCACCACTTAATGACCAACAATTAGGTCATCTTCAGCAAACTGTTTCTGAACTATCTTCTCAGCAACTGGCATGGGTCAGCGGCTATCTTTGGGGTGTGAGCCAAGCTCAGCCTGTAGGCGCAACTGCACCAATCGCTCAAGCAGCCGCTGCTGTAGCCGCTAAACCAGCGGGTAAGCTAAGTATTATCTTTGCTTCTCAAACGGGTAACGCGAAAGGTGTTGCTGAATCGCTTGAAGCAGAAGCTAAAGCCTTAGGGATTGCCGTCGAGCTTTTCGATGCCAGTGACTACAAAGGTAAGAATCTAGCGAAAGAGACACACGTCATTTTTGTAGCATCAACCAATGGTGAAGGTGAAGCACCTGATAACGCTATTGAGTTGCACGAATTCCTTCAGTCTAAGAAAGCGCCAAAGCTAGCAAACCTACAATATGGTGTGATTGGTTTAGGTGACTCAAGCTACGAGTTCTTCTGCCAAACCGCTAAAGACTTCGATAACTTCCTTTCTAAGCTTGGTGCTAAATCGTTTGTTGACCGTCTTGACTGCGATGTTGATTATGAAGCATCGGCAACAGAGTGGCGTGCGAAAGCGCTGTCACAAGTTCAAGAAGCATTGTCGACGGGCGCTGAAGCGGAAGTGGTTCAGCTACCAGTAGGTCAAGCGGCTGCTGGTCATTCGCAATACACCAAACAAAACCCATACACAGCGACATTGCTAACAAGCCAGAAGATCACTGGTCGTGATTCGGGTAAAGATGTTCGTCACATCGAGATTGATCTTGATGAGTCTGGTATCACTTACCAACCGGGTGATGCGTTGGGTGTGTGGTATGAAAACAGTTCAGAATTGGCGAATCAGATTCTCGCGAAGGTTGGGCTGTCTGGTATCGAGAGTGTCGATGTAGATGGTGAAAACTTATCTATCCATAGCGCTCTAGTGAGCAAGTTCGAGATCACCACGTCAAACCCTCAACTTGTAACTAAGTTTGCTGAGTTATCTGGCAGCAAGAAGTTAATCAAGCTGGTGGAAGATAAAGACAAGCTTCGTGAATACGCAGGCAATACTCAGATCGTTGACGTATTAGCAGAGAAGAAAACCAAATTATCGGCTGATGAGTTATTAGGCCTATTACGCAAGCTGACTCCACGTCTCTACTCTATTGCATCGAGCCAAGCAGAAGTGGATGAAGAAGTCCACTTAACGGTTGGCTTAGTTGAGTACCAAAAAGGTGAAGAGTCTCGTTTAGGTGGAGCATCAAGCTTCTTGGCTCAGCGCCTTGAAGAAGGTGGCGAAGTTAAGGTGTTTGTAGAGAACAACAATAACTTCAAGTTACCACAAGACGACAACACGCCAATCATTATGGTCGGTCCTGGTACAGGTATTGCTCCTTTCCGCAGTTTTGTTCAAGAGCGTGAAAACAATGATGCTCAAGGTAAGAGCTGGTTATTCTTCGGTGACCGTACCTTTACTCAAGATTTCTTATACCAAGTTGAATGGCAGAAATACCTCAAATCTGGTGCGCTAACCAAATTGGATGTTGCCTTTAGCCGTGACCAAAAAGAAAAAGTTTATGTTCAAGACCGTTTAATCGAACAAGCAGAGCTGGTTTGGCAATGGCTGCAAGAGGGCGCATACCTCTATGTTTGTGGTGATGCGACTCGAATGGCGAAAGATGTTCATGAAGCGTTAGTGACGATAGCGGAAAAACATGGCAACCAAAGCCGTGAGCAAGCTGAACAATATATTAATGATTTACGTAAAGCGAAACGTTACCAAAGGGATGTGTACTAA